A genomic window from Alkalihalobacillus sp. AL-G includes:
- the cobD gene encoding threonine-phosphate decarboxylase CobD → MYDCSYPELSGTEKKMILHHLIAITLAFLIDSAIGDPPSWPHPVRWIGKMISVIEKRWNTGSYRRQKGLGMLIFVLLVVGGVSSILVWVCYWLHPAVGIIVEGIIISTTIAQKSLKEAALDVYEPLDQGDLFEARKKLGYIVGRDTEQLDEGEITRGTVETVAENTSDGITAPLFWALIAGAPFAILYRAINTCDSMVGYRNEKYAQFGWASAKLDDVVNWIPSRLTAVLMFVSERPKLLNRSKAWQILLRDSKKHPSPNSGWGEAAVAVLLGVQLGGVNYYEGIVSNRAKMGDLLVRLHKEHILHANSIMVRTSLLFLLLLWTGGYLLNWPSHGSNPNYIYEAMNLQMPEDYIDFSLNINPLGPPRILKEKWLEFYDTIIDYPDPYANTLRKEISKQENVHKDSVLIGNGGAELINVVARMLSRKRVMLVQPTFSEYEQSCLTSDCSIRYHQLHGPDWELRVDDIAGTLQDIDALFLCNPNNPTGVHYAKKTIEQLIQACQHNGCFLILDEAFYDMTDGGDSVLSFLEEYRNLIVIRSLTKMFAVPGLRLGYMIAQPTTIRQLASYQSHWSVNAIALAAGSLCIQEEEFTDKTQNFIRDEREKLFAFYEREEFNVSPSGVNFYLLRDPAYNGQLPLFRFLLQKGIVPRHTMNFPGLEGNWLRFAIKSSNENDRLMEVLRTWKRHAR, encoded by the coding sequence TTGTACGACTGTAGCTATCCAGAATTATCAGGCACGGAAAAGAAAATGATCCTTCATCACTTGATCGCCATCACACTCGCATTCCTAATCGATTCAGCGATCGGTGATCCACCTTCATGGCCGCACCCGGTCCGATGGATCGGAAAGATGATCAGCGTCATAGAGAAGAGATGGAACACCGGATCTTATCGAAGACAAAAGGGACTTGGAATGCTTATTTTCGTTTTACTGGTTGTTGGTGGAGTTTCGAGCATACTCGTTTGGGTGTGTTATTGGTTACATCCGGCAGTGGGAATCATCGTTGAAGGAATCATCATATCCACTACAATTGCACAAAAGAGTTTGAAAGAAGCGGCTCTAGACGTATATGAACCACTCGATCAAGGTGATTTATTCGAAGCAAGAAAGAAACTCGGGTATATTGTCGGCCGCGATACAGAACAACTAGACGAAGGTGAAATTACACGCGGGACTGTCGAGACTGTGGCAGAAAATACGAGTGACGGGATAACTGCACCTCTATTTTGGGCATTGATTGCCGGAGCTCCATTCGCGATCCTATACAGGGCGATCAATACATGTGATTCCATGGTCGGCTATCGAAATGAAAAATATGCTCAATTTGGCTGGGCATCAGCAAAACTTGATGATGTCGTCAATTGGATTCCAAGCCGACTTACCGCAGTACTTATGTTCGTTTCAGAAAGACCTAAATTGCTCAACCGAAGTAAAGCTTGGCAAATTTTGTTGCGTGACTCGAAAAAACATCCTAGCCCGAACAGTGGATGGGGTGAAGCAGCCGTTGCCGTTTTGCTCGGCGTTCAGCTCGGTGGAGTCAACTATTATGAGGGGATCGTTTCAAACCGGGCGAAAATGGGAGATCTACTTGTCCGGTTGCATAAAGAGCATATCTTGCATGCAAATTCGATTATGGTACGTACATCACTTTTATTTCTACTTCTATTATGGACAGGGGGGTACTTATTGAATTGGCCATCTCATGGTTCAAATCCGAACTACATCTATGAAGCTATGAACCTTCAAATGCCCGAAGATTATATTGATTTCAGCCTGAACATCAATCCACTAGGACCTCCAAGGATACTGAAAGAAAAATGGCTTGAATTTTACGATACGATCATCGATTATCCTGATCCTTATGCAAATACACTTCGTAAGGAAATCTCTAAACAAGAAAACGTTCATAAGGACTCGGTTTTAATAGGGAACGGTGGTGCCGAGCTCATCAACGTAGTGGCGAGAATGCTTTCACGTAAAAGAGTGATGCTTGTTCAGCCTACCTTTTCTGAATACGAGCAATCGTGTCTTACTAGTGATTGTTCGATTCGCTACCATCAGCTTCACGGACCGGATTGGGAATTGAGAGTGGACGACATTGCTGGTACATTACAGGATATCGACGCATTGTTCTTGTGTAATCCGAATAATCCGACGGGAGTGCACTATGCGAAAAAGACGATCGAGCAATTAATTCAAGCATGCCAACATAATGGGTGCTTTCTAATCCTTGATGAAGCGTTTTATGATATGACGGATGGCGGAGACTCTGTTCTATCATTTCTAGAAGAATATCGTAACCTGATTGTCATCCGTTCATTGACGAAAATGTTTGCCGTACCCGGTCTCCGATTAGGCTACATGATCGCACAGCCGACAACCATCCGACAACTGGCAAGCTATCAATCTCATTGGAGTGTCAATGCAATCGCCTTAGCTGCTGGTAGTCTCTGTATTCAAGAAGAAGAGTTCACCGATAAAACGCAGAACTTCATACGTGATGAACGGGAAAAGCTGTTTGCCTTTTATGAAAGGGAAGAGTTTAATGTTTCCCCTTCAGGCGTCAACTTCTATCTTTTAAGGGATCCAGCTTACAACGGTCAGCTTCCTCTATTCCGGTTCTTGCTCCAAAAAGGAATCGTGCCTCGACACACGATGAATTTTCCCGGTCTTGAAGGAAATTGGCTGCGGTTTGCGATCAAGAGTTCAAATGAGAATGATCGGCTCATGGAGGTGTTGAGAACGTGGAAACGACACGCTCGTTGA
- a CDS encoding bifunctional adenosylcobinamide kinase/adenosylcobinamide-phosphate guanylyltransferase → METTRSLIFITGGVRSGKSSFAEKLAIQLATGSSRSLHYIATGERSDSEMEKRIQKHRQQRKESESQWTTWEQPRNIGTLATHFSDDDILLLDCLTTLLNNELFSTGADQQSSMNAILQGIEALSRCCHTLIIVSNEVLNEPIQDNQLVFTYKKVLGHLHQMIVQRALRAYLVESGVEIEMKGEIP, encoded by the coding sequence GTGGAAACGACACGCTCGTTGATTTTCATTACCGGAGGGGTCCGGAGCGGCAAAAGCAGTTTCGCTGAAAAATTAGCGATTCAACTTGCAACCGGGTCCTCGAGAAGTCTTCATTACATTGCTACAGGCGAACGATCCGACTCTGAAATGGAAAAACGTATCCAGAAGCACCGTCAGCAAAGAAAAGAAAGTGAAAGCCAATGGACAACATGGGAGCAGCCTAGGAACATCGGTACACTTGCTACGCATTTTTCTGATGATGACATTCTTCTTCTTGATTGTCTGACAACACTTTTGAATAATGAACTGTTCTCAACCGGAGCCGATCAACAAAGCAGTATGAACGCCATTTTACAAGGGATCGAAGCCTTAAGTCGATGCTGCCACACATTGATTATCGTCAGTAATGAGGTGCTCAATGAACCGATTCAGGATAACCAGCTTGTTTTCACCTATAAAAAAGTACTTGGACACCTCCATCAAATGATTGTACAACGTGCATTGCGTGCTTATTTGGTGGAATCTGGGGTTGAGATCGAAATGAAAGGGGAAATTCCATGA
- a CDS encoding cobyric acid synthase, whose protein sequence is MKGIMIQGTASDVGKSLIVTALCRILANEGAKVAPFKSQNMSNNSYVTITGEEIGRAQGIQAEAAKTEANVWMNPILLKPRSHQQSEVVLLGKALKSMSGHGYRDTFYERGIDVIQSALQKLEREFEIIIIEGAGSPAEINLKDRELVNMKVAEIANVPVILTADIDRGGVFASIVGTLDLLTPDERNRVKGLFINKFRGDISLLEEGIEWLEEKTGVPVLGVLPYIDQHGIDGEDSLSLQNQLKHHVKNEVDIAVIYLPFISNYSDIEPFSFEPDVSIRWVKDASEFGEPDAVIIPGTKSTINDLQYLKGLQIDSQLKKYVDAGGTIVGICGGYQMLGTEIIDEAGSDTGVKGHQIEGMDIIQAQTIFHPEKETVQVKGSYHPKTNLSTKRLVEGYEIHLGKTVLTQSGKSFLLMTDRREEGYYSNGGKVIGTYLHHLFHNDEWRNKWLNAIRRQKGLQQKEVNYAAHLREARYDQLADQIKKHLDWGQLKTIMDQWDPRI, encoded by the coding sequence ATGAAAGGCATCATGATACAAGGTACTGCCTCCGATGTTGGGAAAAGCCTGATCGTTACCGCACTCTGCCGAATCTTGGCCAATGAAGGGGCAAAGGTCGCTCCCTTCAAATCACAAAATATGTCCAACAATTCTTATGTAACGATAACGGGTGAAGAAATCGGGAGAGCTCAGGGTATCCAAGCCGAGGCAGCAAAGACGGAAGCTAACGTATGGATGAATCCGATTCTGTTAAAACCGAGATCTCATCAACAGTCAGAGGTCGTCCTTTTAGGAAAAGCATTGAAATCAATGTCCGGACACGGGTATCGAGATACTTTTTATGAAAGAGGAATCGACGTCATTCAATCAGCTCTTCAGAAGCTTGAAAGGGAATTTGAAATCATAATCATAGAAGGAGCGGGCAGTCCCGCCGAAATCAACTTAAAAGACCGCGAACTTGTGAATATGAAGGTCGCAGAAATCGCAAATGTCCCCGTAATATTGACTGCCGATATCGACCGCGGCGGGGTGTTCGCAAGTATTGTCGGCACACTCGATCTATTGACACCCGATGAGCGGAACAGGGTAAAAGGATTATTCATCAATAAATTTCGCGGTGATATCAGTCTGCTTGAGGAGGGAATAGAATGGCTTGAAGAAAAGACAGGGGTACCGGTTCTCGGTGTGCTTCCCTATATCGACCAACACGGAATTGATGGTGAAGATTCCTTATCACTGCAGAACCAGCTGAAGCACCACGTGAAAAACGAAGTCGACATTGCGGTTATTTATCTTCCTTTCATCTCGAACTACAGTGATATCGAACCTTTTTCATTTGAACCGGATGTCTCGATACGGTGGGTGAAAGATGCATCAGAATTCGGTGAGCCAGACGCAGTCATCATTCCTGGAACGAAAAGCACAATCAATGATTTACAATATTTGAAGGGTTTGCAGATTGATTCACAATTGAAAAAGTATGTCGATGCTGGGGGCACCATCGTTGGAATTTGCGGCGGCTACCAAATGCTCGGAACTGAAATCATTGATGAAGCTGGATCGGATACAGGAGTGAAAGGTCATCAAATAGAAGGGATGGACATTATACAAGCCCAGACCATATTCCACCCGGAAAAAGAAACGGTTCAAGTAAAAGGATCTTATCATCCAAAAACGAATCTATCGACGAAGCGATTGGTCGAAGGGTATGAAATTCATCTAGGAAAGACAGTTCTCACACAAAGCGGAAAATCGTTCCTTCTGATGACTGACAGGAGAGAAGAAGGCTATTATAGCAACGGTGGAAAGGTTATCGGAACCTACCTCCATCACCTTTTCCATAATGATGAATGGAGAAATAAGTGGTTGAATGCAA